One Helianthus annuus cultivar XRQ/B chromosome 12, HanXRQr2.0-SUNRISE, whole genome shotgun sequence genomic region harbors:
- the LOC110893763 gene encoding profilin-2 has protein sequence MSWQAYVDDHLMCEIEGNHLTAAAIIGHDGVVWAQSATFPQVKPEEITAIMNDFNEPGSLAPTGLYLGGTKYMVIQGEAGAVIRGKKGPGGATIKKTTMSLIIGIYDEPMTPGQCNMIVERLGDYLLEQGF, from the exons ATGTCGTGGCAAGCGTACGTGGATGACCACTTGATGTGCGAGATCGAAGGAAATCACCTCACTGCCGCCGCGATTATCGGTCACGACGGCGTCGTTTGGGCCCAATCAGCCACCTTCCCTCAG GTCAAGCCAGAGGAAATAACTGCTATCATGAATGACTTCAATGAACCTGGTTCTCTTGCACCAACCGGTTTATACCTTGGTGGTACCAAGTATATGGTTATTCAAGGCGAGGCTGGGGCTGTGATTAGAGGGAAAAAG GGACCAGGAGGTGCTACTATTAAAAAGACAACAATGTCCTTGATCATTGGTATTTATGATGAACCCATGACTCCAGGCCAATGCAACATGATTGTTGAACGGCTCGGTGACTATCTCCTCGAACAGGGTTTTTAA